In Vigna unguiculata cultivar IT97K-499-35 chromosome 3, ASM411807v1, whole genome shotgun sequence, a single genomic region encodes these proteins:
- the LOC114176308 gene encoding glutathione S-transferase T1-like — MKLKVYADRMSQPSRAILVFCKVNGIDFEEIKVDLSKRQHLSPEFQAVNPLRKVPAIVDGRFKLFESHAILMYLASAFPGVADHWYPADLSRRARIHSVLDWHHQNLRRGAAAFVLNTVLAPLLGLPLNQQAATEAEKILISSLTKIENVWLKGNGKYLLGGLRPSIADLSLVCEIMQLELLNGKDRDRILGPHKKVQQWIESTRNATRPHFDEVHKILYKLKTKLSEKQSNQADSVMESRIRTPLTSKM; from the exons atgaagCTGAAGGTATATGCAGATCGAATGTCCCAGCCATCCCGTGCGATTCTCGTATTCTGCAA AGTGAATGGAATAGATTTTGAGGAAATCAAAGTCGATTTATCCAAACGTCAGCACTTATCTCCCGAATTCCAAG CGGTTAACCCTTTAAGGAAAGTCCCTGCAATTGTTGATGGAAGGTTCAAGCTATTTGAGAG TCATGCAATTCTCATGTATCTTGCATCTGCGTTTCCGGGAGTTGCAGACCATTG GTACCCAGCCGATCTTTCCAGGAGAGCAAGAATTCACTCCGTGTTAGATTGGCATCATCAGAATTTGCGGCGCGGGGCAG CTGCATTTGTTCTAAATACTGTACTAGCGCCACTATTGGGTCTACCACTGAACCAACAAGCAGCTACTGAAGCTGagaaaattttgatttcatctttaacaaaaatagaaaacgtTTGGCTTAAGGGGAACGGAAAGTACTTGCTTGGTGGCTTACGCCCATCCATAGCAGATCTCAGTCTGGTTTGCGAAATTATGCAATTAGAG CTTTTAAATGGGAAGGACCGTGATCGTATCCTTGGCCCGCACAAGAAAGTTCAGCAGTGGATAGAGAGCACAAGAAATGCAACGAGGCCTCACTTTGATGAAGTTCACAAAATCCTCTATAAGCTCAAAACGAAGCTTTCTGAGAAGCAATCTAATCAGGCAGATAGCGTAATGGAATCTAGGATTAGAACCCCACTAACTTCAAAAATGTGA
- the LOC114176309 gene encoding glutathione S-transferase T1-like isoform X2 encodes MMVEKLKVFADRMSQPSRAVLIFCRLNGIDFEEIKVDISKGHHLSSEFREVNPLQKVPAIVHGSFNLSERYPSDIFRRAKINSVMDWHHSNLRHGTVNYVVNTVLGPATGRPLNPKAAAEAEKVLFSSLSKLEDVWLNGEGRFLLGGSQPSIADLSMVCELMQLEVLDEKNRSRILSPYKKVLQWIDDTRAATNPHFEEMHNILYRAKKKFEQQRSRVAETSTEPSHHSKM; translated from the exons ATGATGGTGGAAAAGCTGAAGGTGTTTGCAGATCGAATGTCCCAGCCTTCTCGAGCAGTTCTCATATTCTGCAG GTTAAACGGAATTGACTTCGAGGAGATCAAAGTAGACATTTCCAAAGGTCACCACCTCTCTTCTGAGTTCAGAG aAGTAAACCCTCTGCAGAAAGTTCCGGCTATTGTTCATGGAAGCTTCAACCTCTCCGAGAG GTACCCAAGCGATATTTTCAGGAGAGCAAAGATTAACTCGGTAATGGATTGGCATCACTCTAATTTACGACATGGAACAG TGAACTATGTAGTAAATACTGTACTAGGACCTGCAACTGGCCGTCCACTTAATCCAAAAGCAGCTGCTGAAGCAGAAAAAgtgttattttcttctttatcaaaGCTAGAGGATGTTTGGCTCAATGGAGAGGGACGCTTCCTGCTTGGTGGTTCTCAGCCATCTATAGCAGATCTCAGCATGGTTTGTGAACTTATGCAACTTGAG GTTTTGGATGAGAAGAATCGGAGTCGTATATTATCCCCATACAAGAAAGTTCTTCAGTGGATTGATGATACAAGAGCTGCAACAAATCCTCACTTTGAGGAAATGCATAATATCCTTTATAGAgctaaaaagaaatttgaacaGCAGCGTTCAAGGGTAGCTGAAACTTCGACTGAGCCTAGCCACCATTCAAAGATGTGA
- the LOC114176309 gene encoding glutathione S-transferase T1-like isoform X1, with product MMVEKLKVFADRMSQPSRAVLIFCRLNGIDFEEIKVDISKGHHLSSEFREVNPLQKVPAIVHGSFNLSESHAIIVYLNSAFPGIADHWYPSDIFRRAKINSVMDWHHSNLRHGTVNYVVNTVLGPATGRPLNPKAAAEAEKVLFSSLSKLEDVWLNGEGRFLLGGSQPSIADLSMVCELMQLEVLDEKNRSRILSPYKKVLQWIDDTRAATNPHFEEMHNILYRAKKKFEQQRSRVAETSTEPSHHSKM from the exons ATGATGGTGGAAAAGCTGAAGGTGTTTGCAGATCGAATGTCCCAGCCTTCTCGAGCAGTTCTCATATTCTGCAG GTTAAACGGAATTGACTTCGAGGAGATCAAAGTAGACATTTCCAAAGGTCACCACCTCTCTTCTGAGTTCAGAG aAGTAAACCCTCTGCAGAAAGTTCCGGCTATTGTTCATGGAAGCTTCAACCTCTCCGAGAG CCACGCAATCATTGTCTATCTTAATTCTGCTTTTCCTGGAATTGCTGACCATTG GTACCCAAGCGATATTTTCAGGAGAGCAAAGATTAACTCGGTAATGGATTGGCATCACTCTAATTTACGACATGGAACAG TGAACTATGTAGTAAATACTGTACTAGGACCTGCAACTGGCCGTCCACTTAATCCAAAAGCAGCTGCTGAAGCAGAAAAAgtgttattttcttctttatcaaaGCTAGAGGATGTTTGGCTCAATGGAGAGGGACGCTTCCTGCTTGGTGGTTCTCAGCCATCTATAGCAGATCTCAGCATGGTTTGTGAACTTATGCAACTTGAG GTTTTGGATGAGAAGAATCGGAGTCGTATATTATCCCCATACAAGAAAGTTCTTCAGTGGATTGATGATACAAGAGCTGCAACAAATCCTCACTTTGAGGAAATGCATAATATCCTTTATAGAgctaaaaagaaatttgaacaGCAGCGTTCAAGGGTAGCTGAAACTTCGACTGAGCCTAGCCACCATTCAAAGATGTGA